Proteins found in one Lepeophtheirus salmonis chromosome 9, UVic_Lsal_1.4, whole genome shotgun sequence genomic segment:
- the LOC121124444 gene encoding uncharacterized protein C9orf85 homolog gives MSTARRAGNTRTRPQKHQNEFAWSFAKHKTDPTTKIIQNVVITNCCRRCTDILNWKISYGKYKPLSRPSKCVKCSNRTIKYAYHVLCTDCSLPNGLCAKCGESAEIVQDNSSE, from the coding sequence ATGAGTACTGCTCGCCGGGCTGGAAACACTCGAACAAGGCCtcaaaaacatcaaaatgaATTTGCATGGTCGTTTGCAAAGCATAAAACTGATCCTACAACGAAAATTATACAGAATGTTGTGATTACCAACTGTTGTCGCCGTTGCACGGATATATTGAATTGGAAGATCTCCTACGGAAAATATAAACCCCTTTCTCGCCCATCAAAATGTGTCAAATGCTCTAATAGGACCATCAAATACGCCTATCATGTCCTTTGCACAGATTGTAGTCTTCCAAATGGACTTTGTGCAAAATGTGGTGAATCCGCAGAAATTGTTCAAGACAATTCTTCTGAATGA
- the ais gene encoding probable ATP-dependent RNA helicase DDX52 has translation MSVTFRSLTNGIRFKKKESSELKELEEDSCMVVASNVINVGDAAMKTLRKTLGIRVQGKDVPDPLTNWWDLSGSLPEGLIEMVSSLYPNPTPIQAQSIPIMLQGRDVLGSAPTGSGKTAAYLLPILVNQEKNKLKTIILCPTRELSHQIHQEALKLIPPNYQTKVQVASSKKSNQGANVLISTPNTLVYLIKDGSSLDLKSLEWLIVDESDKLFEDKGKASFREQLAVVYKACMSSKKAFFSATLATDVENWCKTNLDNAVSVTIGIRNKACKDVKQSLVYTGSEKGKNYALTNLINDGIKPPVLIFVQDFERADELKEILTKQKKIKAEVIHSHRSLLQREDAIKTFRAGRTWVLICTELMSRGIDVKGVNLVINYDFPPSTVSYIHRVGRTGRAGRPGRAVTFFTDDDKVLLRSIAQIVSSSGNNVPEFMLKLKKASRQEKRRLASNGIERDSVKGESKYDKRNRLKREQIILASRKRKMKASAESKGEVFDESLFDAKFAALKKSSSSKKSLSKNKNSKDDKKFKRSGLKRKKSETIPKNILESTLSKKKKTKKQKNL, from the exons ATGTCCGTCACGTTTCGATCCCTTACTAATGGGATTCGattcaaaaagaaagagagcTCTGAGCTGAAAGAATTAGAAGAGGACTCTTGTATGGTTGTTGCTTCCAATGTCATAAACGTAGGAGATGCAGCTATGAAGACTCTTCGGAAGACACTGGGAATTCGTGTCCAGGGAAAGGATGTTCCTGACCCCTTAACGAATTGGTGGGATTTGTCTGGAAGTCTTCCAGAAGGTCTCATAGAAATGGTGAGCTCCCTCTATCCTAATCCAACGCCAATTCAAGCTCAATCCATTCCTATTATGCTCCAAG GTCGTGATGTGTTGGGCTCCGCTCCGACTGGAAGTGGTAAGACGGCTGCATATCTGCTACCAATACTTGTCAatcaagagaaaaataaattaaagacgATCATCCTTTGTCCTACTCGAGAGCTGAGTCATCAGATCCATCAAGAGGCTCTCAAACTTATACCACCAAATTATCAAACTAAAGTCCAAGTAGCTTCCTCCAAAAAATCAAACCAAGGAGCCAATGTTCTCATTTCAACGCCAAATACTCTTGTTTACCTTATTAAAGATGGCTCTTCCCTGGATTTAAAGTCTCTTGAGTGGCTTATAGTGGATGAATCAGATAAACTTTTTGAGGATAAGGGAAAAGCCAGTTTTCGTGAGCAGTTGGCTGTTGTGTATAAGGCCTGTATGTCGAGTAAGAAAGCATTTTTTTCTGCAACACTCGCTACTGATGTAGAAAATTGGTGCAAAACTAATTTGGATAATGCAGTGTCGGTGACCATTGGTATTCGCAACAAAGCTTGTAAGGATGTTAAACAAAGTTTAGTTTACACTGGAagtgaaaaaggaaaaaattatgcattaacaaatttgattaatgatGGAATAAAGCCTCCTGTCCTCATTTTTGTTCAGGATTTTGAAAGAGCAGATgaattaaaggaaatattaaccaaacaaaagaaaatcaagGCTGAAGTCATTCATTCTCACAG ATCCCTTTTGCAGCGTGAAGATGCCATTAAAACGTTTCGAGCAGGTCGCACTTGGGTTCTTATCTGTACAGAGCTGATGAGTCGTGGTATCGATGTTAAAGGTGTGAATCTTGTTATTAATTACGACTTTCCTCCATCGACTGTAAGCTATATTCATCGGGTTGGTAGAACGGGCCGTGCCGGCCGTCCGGGTCGAGCTGTCACTTTTTTTACTGATGATGATAAAGTACTACTCAGAAGTATAGCTCAAATTGTAAGTTCGTCTGGAAACAATGTTCCTGAATTCATGCTTAAACTTAAAAAGGCATCTCGCCAGGAAAAACGCCGATTAGCATCGAATGGAATTGAAAGAGACTCTGTCAAAGGAGAAAGTAAATATGATAAAAGGAACAGGCTAAAAagagaacaaattattttagcaTCAAGAAAACGGAAAATGAAGGCTTCTGCAGAATCTAAGGGAGAAGTATTTGATGAATCTCTCTTTGACGCGAAGTTTGCTGCACTCAAAAAATCATCATCCAGTAAAAAGTCTCTgtctaagaataaaaattctaaggatgacaaaaagtttaaaagaagtGGTTTAAAACGCAAAAAGAGTGAGACAATTCCGAAAAATATACTAGAATCTACTTTatctaagaagaaaaaaacaaaaaaacaaaaaaatctgtga